A section of the Marinoscillum sp. 108 genome encodes:
- a CDS encoding TetR/AcrR family transcriptional regulator, whose amino-acid sequence MRNPETTKNLIVSKAISIFNQKGYRATSLSDITKATGMTKGAIYGNFENKDAVAVASFEYAIGRVLDDLRMHIKAAPTAPEKLKAILNYYSKYIENPPIAGGCPVINTSVEADDDHPMLRTRAVGTIAMIKGSLQQIITRGLQEDQIREGVDAHLYASMFYSTISGAILISRVEGNKQSFELIRQGLEMQINAISK is encoded by the coding sequence ATGAGAAATCCGGAAACCACCAAAAATCTGATTGTGAGCAAGGCCATATCCATCTTTAATCAAAAAGGATACAGAGCCACATCACTCTCAGACATCACCAAAGCCACCGGGATGACCAAAGGTGCTATCTATGGCAATTTTGAAAACAAGGATGCCGTGGCGGTAGCTTCCTTTGAATATGCCATCGGGCGGGTACTCGACGATCTAAGGATGCACATCAAAGCCGCACCCACTGCTCCGGAGAAGCTAAAAGCCATCCTGAATTATTATTCCAAATACATCGAAAATCCGCCTATAGCAGGCGGATGCCCTGTTATCAACACTTCTGTGGAAGCCGATGATGACCACCCAATGCTCAGAACCCGGGCCGTTGGCACCATTGCGATGATCAAGGGGTCGCTTCAGCAAATCATCACCCGTGGCCTTCAGGAGGATCAGATCCGTGAGGGAGTGGACGCTCATCTTTATGCGAGTATGTTTTACTCCACCATTTCCGGAGCCATCCTTATCTCCCGGGTGGAGGGCAACAAGCAGTCCTTCGAACTCATTCGCCAGGGACTGGAAATGCAAATCAACGCCATCAGCAAATAG
- a CDS encoding AAA family ATPase, whose amino-acid sequence MKIDLRKYLEERDHMHRSLLRDGPVLTVSRAYGCEANRLVMLLIHRINKLGPGALKKHPWKYISKEVIDECAFDLGINPHDVDQRILAHSTDGINGLLAGFAHHYEVSDREIMSKVKEVIINYAKRGNVILVGRGGSMVTEGMDNVLRIRLEAPLKWRARVIAGKLGIGDEAAYDLVQHMDENRVRWMEHLTGRTYNEHMFDLVINVEKMSDKETLDVILQVMKHRGMIPSQPLEGKSQKFKVS is encoded by the coding sequence ATGAAAATAGATTTGCGCAAGTACCTGGAAGAGCGAGATCACATGCACCGATCTTTACTTAGAGATGGGCCAGTGCTCACAGTGTCAAGGGCCTATGGTTGTGAAGCCAATAGACTGGTGATGCTATTGATTCATCGCATCAATAAGCTTGGGCCCGGTGCCCTCAAGAAACACCCATGGAAGTATATCAGTAAGGAGGTAATAGATGAGTGTGCCTTTGATCTGGGGATTAACCCCCATGATGTTGATCAGCGAATACTGGCGCACTCCACAGATGGTATCAATGGCTTGCTGGCAGGGTTTGCACATCACTATGAAGTATCTGATCGCGAGATCATGTCGAAGGTTAAGGAGGTGATTATCAACTACGCCAAGCGGGGAAATGTGATATTGGTAGGGCGGGGAGGAAGCATGGTCACTGAGGGAATGGATAATGTGTTGCGTATTCGGTTAGAAGCACCCCTCAAATGGAGAGCCCGGGTGATTGCCGGCAAGCTGGGTATAGGCGATGAAGCGGCCTATGACCTGGTGCAGCATATGGATGAGAACCGGGTGCGTTGGATGGAGCATTTGACCGGGCGTACTTATAATGAACACATGTTCGATCTTGTGATCAACGTTGAGAAAATGTCTGATAAGGAAACCCTTGATGTTATTTTGCAGGTAATGAAGCACCGGGGGATGATCCCATCCCAGCCATTGGAAGGCAAGAGTCAAAAATTCAAAGTGAGCTGA
- a CDS encoding alpha/beta fold hydrolase: MKTQTTYIDAGIQDTSRPAERPPKTNWKMEVVKKGLFTLQHIAPEKTSEIIWHYFSKPGKVKFTSAQQELVENTTARKVNYGKHKVVTYQWGDTGPKVLLCHGWRSKAADFRRMIESLVQAGYVVEGIDMTAHGQSEGTHTALPEFRDILKDHYLANGPYEALIGHSLGGLAAGILSSEISPALQPKQLFVLSSPPFVRYFFHDTIRELGYKDSVYEEMCKLVEKNYAQPVEYFDLRDKAEKLQNINVHLIYDHQDHIVPYQRGEELREAFPNAHFVQTKGLGHYKIIAFPEVISYIRGQLDAQREQKKASL, from the coding sequence ATGAAAACACAGACCACATACATAGACGCTGGTATCCAGGACACCAGCAGACCTGCAGAACGCCCCCCAAAGACCAACTGGAAAATGGAAGTAGTAAAGAAAGGACTCTTTACCCTTCAGCACATAGCCCCTGAAAAGACCTCCGAAATCATCTGGCATTACTTTTCCAAACCAGGCAAGGTGAAATTCACCAGTGCTCAGCAGGAGCTGGTAGAGAATACCACCGCCAGAAAGGTCAATTACGGAAAGCATAAGGTCGTCACTTATCAGTGGGGCGACACGGGTCCGAAAGTACTGCTGTGCCATGGATGGCGCTCCAAGGCAGCCGATTTCAGGCGAATGATAGAATCCCTGGTACAGGCAGGCTATGTGGTAGAAGGCATCGACATGACGGCCCATGGTCAATCAGAGGGTACGCACACGGCCCTGCCTGAATTTCGCGATATCCTCAAAGATCACTACCTGGCCAATGGACCTTATGAGGCGCTCATCGGTCATTCCCTGGGTGGGTTGGCAGCTGGCATTCTATCTTCAGAGATTTCCCCTGCGCTGCAGCCCAAACAACTTTTCGTGCTTTCCTCTCCGCCGTTTGTGAGGTACTTCTTTCACGATACCATCAGGGAGCTGGGGTATAAGGATAGTGTGTATGAGGAGATGTGTAAGCTGGTGGAAAAAAACTACGCACAGCCCGTGGAGTATTTTGACCTGCGGGACAAAGCTGAGAAACTGCAAAACATCAACGTTCACCTCATCTACGACCACCAGGACCATATTGTCCCCTACCAGCGCGGTGAAGAGCTCAGGGAGGCCTTCCCCAACGCTCATTTTGTGCAAACCAAAGGATTGGGACATTACAAGATCATTGCCTTTCCTGAAGTGATCAGCTACATCCGGGGACAGCTGGATGCGCAGCGCGAACAAAAAAAAGCGAGCCTTTAA